From a single Mycolicibacterium moriokaense genomic region:
- a CDS encoding nucleotide disphospho-sugar-binding domain-containing protein, with protein MPEILIASLSPTGHISPLLTAAQGLVDRGDRVTVLTAAQHARKIRAIGATPVAIPPEADFDMTRLDIDLPGRTDTSGIKRVNFDIVRIFLQPMPLQTHALSELMAQTRFDAVLFDSGFFGTLPFLLGDPAARPPMLSYSTMPLMLSSRDTAPFGMGLAPSSTMLGRLRNRALTALSQQVLLRETQNVANHLLDRMNSRQLPTFVLDSGKLADRYIAPTVPEFDYPRRDLPANVRYVGAVHPGPSRGFRRPPWWSQLDGDRPVVHVTQGTIDNADLGRLIEPTIEALGGEDVVVVATTGGRDVSQLKVPLPANTYVAEYIPHDLLLSKVDVMVTNGGYGAVQRALSMGVPLVVAGNTEDKPEVAARVGWTGAGINLKTGTPRPGAIRGAVRKVLADGRYLRCARNLEMAFARRDGVAEIAALIDEVIAEREAVKA; from the coding sequence ATGCCAGAAATCCTCATCGCCTCGCTGTCGCCGACCGGCCACATCTCCCCGCTGCTGACGGCCGCGCAGGGTCTGGTCGACCGCGGTGACCGCGTCACCGTCCTGACCGCGGCCCAGCACGCTCGCAAGATCCGGGCGATCGGAGCCACGCCCGTCGCGATCCCGCCCGAGGCAGACTTCGACATGACCCGCCTCGACATCGACCTGCCCGGCCGCACCGACACGTCGGGCATCAAGCGGGTCAACTTCGACATCGTGCGCATCTTCCTGCAGCCGATGCCGCTGCAGACACATGCGCTGTCGGAGTTGATGGCTCAGACACGCTTCGACGCGGTTCTTTTCGACTCGGGTTTCTTCGGCACCCTGCCGTTCCTGCTCGGCGATCCCGCGGCCCGCCCGCCGATGCTGAGCTACAGCACGATGCCGTTGATGCTGAGCAGCCGCGACACCGCTCCGTTCGGCATGGGGCTGGCGCCGTCGTCGACCATGCTGGGACGGCTGCGCAACCGCGCGCTGACAGCGCTGTCGCAGCAGGTGCTGCTGCGTGAGACGCAGAACGTCGCCAACCATCTTCTCGACCGCATGAACAGCCGCCAGCTGCCCACGTTCGTCCTCGACTCCGGCAAGCTCGCCGACCGTTACATCGCGCCGACGGTGCCCGAATTCGACTATCCCCGCAGGGATCTGCCTGCCAACGTGCGCTACGTCGGCGCCGTGCACCCGGGCCCGTCACGCGGATTCCGTCGCCCGCCGTGGTGGTCGCAGCTCGACGGGGATCGTCCCGTCGTGCATGTCACACAGGGCACCATCGACAACGCGGATCTCGGCAGGCTGATCGAACCGACCATCGAGGCGCTCGGTGGCGAGGACGTCGTCGTGGTGGCCACCACCGGCGGTCGCGACGTGTCCCAGCTGAAGGTTCCGCTGCCGGCCAATACCTATGTCGCCGAATACATCCCGCACGACCTTCTGCTGTCCAAGGTCGACGTCATGGTCACCAACGGTGGGTACGGTGCGGTGCAGCGGGCATTGTCGATGGGTGTTCCGCTCGTGGTGGCGGGCAACACCGAGGACAAGCCGGAAGTGGCCGCGCGCGTCGGGTGGACCGGGGCCGGCATCAACCTCAAGACGGGAACGCCGAGGCCGGGCGCGATCCGCGGCGCGGTGCGCAAGGTGCTCGCCGACGGTCGGTATCTGCGTTGCGCGCGGAACCTCGAAATGGCCTTCGCGCGACGAGACGGCGTGGCCGAGATCGCGGCGCTGATCGACGAGGTCATCGCCGAGCGTGAGGCGGTGAAGGCATGA
- the fdhD gene encoding formate dehydrogenase accessory sulfurtransferase FdhD, protein MGRVTARRRVQHVTADQAVARPETLVVEEPLEIRVNGTPLTVTMRTPGSDIELAQGFLLTEGVIAHRDDVLTVRYCKGAGPDQVNTYNVLDVTLAPHVPPPDVDVARNFYTTSSCGVCGKASLEAVRTISKHGPGDDPSTVSAETLSALPDRLRDEQKVFASTGGLHGAALFDVDGTTLAVREDIGRHNAVDKVIGWALENDRIPLSATVLLVSGRASFELTQKAVMAGIPVLAAVSAPSSLAVDLASQSGLTLVAFLRGDSMNIYTRPDRVVQAH, encoded by the coding sequence GTGGGGCGTGTGACGGCGCGGCGCCGGGTTCAACACGTCACGGCCGACCAGGCCGTCGCGCGACCGGAGACCCTCGTCGTCGAGGAACCGCTGGAGATCCGCGTCAACGGCACGCCGCTCACCGTCACGATGCGCACCCCGGGCTCGGATATCGAACTCGCCCAAGGCTTTCTGCTCACCGAGGGCGTCATCGCCCACCGCGACGACGTGCTCACCGTGCGCTACTGCAAAGGCGCCGGCCCCGATCAGGTCAACACGTACAACGTGCTCGACGTGACGCTCGCACCGCACGTACCGCCGCCGGACGTCGATGTCGCACGCAACTTCTACACGACGTCGTCCTGCGGGGTGTGCGGTAAGGCCTCGCTCGAAGCGGTGCGGACCATCAGCAAGCACGGCCCCGGCGACGATCCCTCGACCGTCTCCGCCGAAACGCTGTCCGCGCTCCCCGACCGCCTGCGCGACGAGCAGAAGGTGTTCGCCAGCACCGGCGGACTGCACGGCGCCGCACTGTTCGACGTCGACGGCACCACCCTGGCCGTCCGCGAGGACATCGGCCGCCACAACGCCGTCGACAAAGTCATCGGGTGGGCGCTGGAGAACGACCGCATACCGCTGAGCGCCACCGTCCTGTTGGTCAGCGGGCGCGCGTCATTCGAGCTCACCCAGAAGGCCGTGATGGCCGGCATTCCGGTGCTCGCCGCGGTGTCGGCGCCGTCGTCACTGGCCGTCGACCTCGCCAGCCAGTCGGGGCTGACCCTGGTGGCGTTCCTGCGCGGCGATTCGATGAACATCTACACCCGACCGGATCGGGTCGTCCAAGCCCACTAG
- a CDS encoding FdhF/YdeP family oxidoreductase has product MRLGRRRDVTRDFDASYDEHAVVTTGPEREAAGLKAVMVSLQRGLKSMGVWRTGASLVRLNQRHGFDCPGCAWPEEHGGRKFAEFCENGAKAVAEEATKRVVTPDFFARHSIADLDGRPEYWLSQQGRLTHPMVLRPGDDHYRPIDWDDVYRLIADELRALDDPNEAVFYTSGRTSNEAAFLYQLMVRSFGTNNLPDCSNMCHESSGTALIEAIGVGKGSVTVEDISKADLIIIAGQNPGTNHPRMLSVLEKAKENGAKIIAVNPLPEAGLIRFKDPQKVHGVIGHGIPIADEFVQIRIGGDMALFAGLGRLLLEADDRAPGSVVDRDFIAEYCANFEEYEAQTRAVDLDTVLEATGIERAQLEKVAQMLIDSERTIACWAMGLTQHRHAVPMISEITNVLLMRGMIGKPGAGLCPVRGHSNVQGDRTMGIWEKMPEKFLAALDNHFGIVSPRKHGLDTVDAIRAMRDGKAKVFMGMGGNFATATPDTTVTEAALGNCSLTVQVSTKLNRSHVVHGRTALILPSLGRTDRDLQRGVKQQVSVEDSMSMVHLSRGSLHPPSDQVRSEVAIICQLARTLLGPDHPVPWEAFNDDYDRIRDAIAAVVPGCDNYNAKVRAPDGFQLPHGPRDSRIFPTSTGKANFAVNPLQWVPIPEGRLILQTLRSHDQYNTTIYGLDDRYRGVKGGRRVVFVNKADIDRFGLREGDRVDLVSEFGGSDGEMQERRAKDFMVVPYETPVGNAAAYYPETNPLVPLDHVAEKSNTPVSKAVVIRLERSAGVRDEDRVIS; this is encoded by the coding sequence ATGCGGTTAGGCAGGCGACGCGACGTCACCCGCGATTTCGATGCAAGTTACGACGAGCATGCGGTCGTGACGACCGGCCCCGAGCGCGAGGCGGCCGGCCTCAAAGCCGTGATGGTGTCGCTGCAGCGCGGGCTCAAATCCATGGGCGTGTGGCGGACCGGCGCATCCCTCGTGCGGCTCAATCAGCGACACGGCTTCGACTGTCCCGGCTGCGCATGGCCCGAGGAACACGGCGGCCGCAAGTTCGCCGAATTCTGCGAGAACGGCGCCAAGGCCGTCGCCGAGGAGGCGACCAAGCGCGTCGTCACCCCTGACTTCTTCGCGCGGCATTCCATCGCCGACCTCGACGGCCGACCCGAATACTGGCTGTCCCAACAAGGCCGACTCACTCACCCGATGGTCCTGCGACCCGGCGACGACCACTACCGACCGATCGACTGGGACGACGTCTACCGCCTGATCGCCGACGAACTACGCGCTCTGGACGACCCCAACGAAGCTGTTTTCTACACCTCAGGACGCACCAGCAACGAGGCGGCGTTCCTCTACCAACTGATGGTCCGCAGCTTCGGCACCAACAACCTGCCCGACTGTTCCAACATGTGCCACGAGTCCTCGGGTACCGCGCTGATCGAAGCGATCGGCGTCGGCAAGGGCTCGGTCACCGTCGAGGACATCTCCAAGGCCGATCTCATCATCATCGCCGGCCAGAACCCGGGCACCAACCATCCCCGCATGCTGTCGGTGCTCGAGAAGGCAAAGGAGAACGGCGCAAAGATCATTGCCGTCAACCCGCTGCCCGAGGCGGGACTGATCCGGTTCAAGGATCCGCAGAAGGTGCACGGCGTGATCGGCCATGGCATCCCGATCGCCGACGAATTCGTCCAGATCCGTATCGGCGGCGACATGGCCCTGTTCGCCGGACTCGGCCGGCTACTACTGGAAGCCGACGATCGAGCACCGGGTTCCGTCGTGGACCGCGACTTCATCGCCGAGTACTGCGCGAACTTCGAAGAGTACGAAGCCCAAACGCGCGCCGTCGACCTCGACACCGTCCTGGAGGCCACCGGCATCGAGCGCGCGCAACTGGAGAAGGTCGCGCAGATGCTGATCGACTCCGAGCGCACCATCGCATGTTGGGCCATGGGACTCACCCAGCACCGTCACGCCGTACCGATGATCTCCGAGATCACCAACGTGCTGCTGATGCGCGGCATGATCGGCAAACCCGGCGCCGGATTATGCCCCGTCCGTGGGCATTCCAACGTCCAGGGCGACCGCACGATGGGCATCTGGGAGAAGATGCCCGAGAAGTTCCTCGCCGCCCTGGACAACCACTTCGGCATCGTCAGTCCTCGCAAACACGGCCTCGACACCGTCGACGCCATCCGCGCCATGCGCGACGGCAAGGCCAAGGTCTTCATGGGCATGGGCGGCAACTTCGCCACCGCGACACCCGACACCACGGTCACCGAGGCTGCACTGGGCAACTGCTCCCTCACCGTGCAGGTCTCCACGAAACTCAACCGCAGCCACGTGGTGCACGGCCGCACAGCGCTGATCCTCCCGTCGCTCGGCCGCACCGACCGCGACCTCCAGCGAGGCGTCAAACAGCAAGTGTCCGTCGAGGATTCGATGTCGATGGTGCACCTGTCGCGCGGCAGTCTGCACCCGCCCAGCGACCAGGTGCGCAGCGAGGTCGCGATCATCTGCCAGCTGGCCCGCACCCTCCTGGGACCGGACCACCCGGTGCCGTGGGAGGCGTTCAACGACGACTACGACAGGATCCGCGACGCGATCGCCGCCGTGGTTCCCGGCTGCGACAACTACAACGCCAAAGTGCGTGCGCCCGACGGCTTCCAGTTGCCGCACGGCCCACGCGATTCACGCATATTCCCCACCAGCACAGGCAAAGCCAACTTCGCCGTGAACCCGCTGCAGTGGGTGCCCATCCCGGAGGGCAGGCTGATTCTGCAGACGCTGCGCAGCCACGACCAATACAACACCACGATCTACGGCCTCGACGACCGCTACCGCGGTGTGAAGGGCGGCCGTCGCGTCGTGTTCGTGAACAAGGCCGACATCGACCGGTTCGGACTCCGCGAGGGCGACCGCGTCGACCTGGTATCGGAGTTCGGCGGCAGCGACGGCGAAATGCAGGAGCGGCGGGCCAAGGACTTCATGGTCGTGCCCTACGAGACCCCAGTCGGCAACGCGGCGGCCTACTACCCGGAGACCAACCCGTTGGTTCCCCTCGATCACGTTGCGGAGAAGTCGAATACGCCGGTGTCGAAGGCCGTGGTGATCCGACTTGAGCGTTCCGCCGGTGTGCGGGACGAAGATCGGGTGATCAGCTAG
- a CDS encoding transposase, which produces MARSRRTKIPAEEKTRLVLAVLAGEMSGAEAARRCGVTPNQVIKWKHQFLEAGAERMQEVPGGAAHTAGSPEQRRLRMENEQLKLALAEATVQLRIWQRGAALADQVPSRTSKP; this is translated from the coding sequence ATGGCTAGATCACGGCGAACGAAGATTCCTGCCGAAGAGAAGACCCGACTGGTGTTGGCCGTGCTGGCCGGGGAGATGAGCGGGGCTGAAGCGGCCAGGCGGTGTGGGGTGACCCCGAATCAGGTCATCAAGTGGAAGCATCAGTTCCTCGAAGCCGGCGCCGAGCGCATGCAGGAAGTGCCCGGCGGCGCCGCGCACACGGCCGGCAGCCCTGAGCAGCGTCGGCTACGGATGGAGAACGAACAGCTCAAACTGGCCTTGGCTGAAGCCACAGTCCAATTGCGGATCTGGCAGCGCGGCGCTGCCTTGGCCGATCAGGTCCCTTCCAGGACCTCGAAACCCTAA
- a CDS encoding integrase core domain-containing protein, which produces MAAKYAEQWPAWGYRKIAALMRADGHEVTNSSVQRALRRRGLLLPQGFRADRKSWSALRRRVFHDPPTERNRVWQTDFSEFETAHGGIWRISAVIDYVTKYCLAITITPTSRGRDAVHCIRLAVEEATRILNLADLRQDRGLMDVLDDQDNIIGHAPAPIAIVSDNGSCYRGKDFRTLFTGYDPLLRHIRTRIRSPQTNGVIERFFETLKYEHLFRGYIGDGDALDMEAHRFRIIYNTIRPHQALADRTPKQAYLDSKNLPTS; this is translated from the coding sequence ATGGCCGCCAAATACGCCGAACAGTGGCCAGCCTGGGGCTATCGCAAGATCGCGGCTCTAATGCGCGCCGATGGCCACGAGGTCACCAATTCCTCGGTGCAACGAGCCCTACGACGCCGCGGCCTGCTACTGCCGCAAGGCTTTCGCGCCGACCGAAAGTCATGGTCGGCGTTGCGCCGCCGCGTCTTCCACGATCCACCAACCGAACGCAACCGGGTCTGGCAGACCGATTTCTCCGAATTCGAAACCGCCCACGGCGGGATCTGGCGCATCAGCGCAGTCATCGACTACGTCACCAAATACTGCCTCGCCATCACCATCACACCCACCAGCCGAGGCCGCGACGCCGTGCACTGCATACGTCTAGCCGTCGAAGAAGCCACCCGCATCCTCAATCTTGCCGACCTACGCCAAGACCGCGGCCTCATGGACGTCCTCGACGACCAAGACAACATCATCGGCCACGCGCCGGCTCCCATCGCCATCGTGTCCGACAACGGCTCCTGCTACCGCGGGAAAGACTTCCGGACGCTGTTCACCGGCTACGACCCACTCCTGCGCCACATCCGCACCCGAATCCGATCACCACAAACCAACGGCGTCATTGAGCGGTTCTTCGAGACCCTGAAATACGAGCATCTGTTCCGCGGCTACATCGGCGACGGAGATGCCCTCGACATGGAGGCCCACCGCTTCCGCATCATCTACAACACCATCCGACCCCACCAAGCCCTGGCCGACCGGACCCCCAAACAGGCCTACCTCGACAGCAAAAACCTGCCAACTTCTTGA
- a CDS encoding glutamine synthetase III family protein, whose product MSGNAVRLQAIVNVEAYEPPAVSFDPGEEPGEIFGSNVFTKAEMQARLPKSVYKSVIATIEKGVKLDPAVADTVAVAMKDWALEKGATHYAHVFYPMTGLTAEKHDSFLEPISDGQTLAEFAGKTLIQGEPDASSFPSGGLRSTFEARGYTGWDVTSPAYILENPNGNTLCIPTVFVSMTGEALDFKTPLLRSQQAMGNHAARILKLFGHKDFENVVSFCGPEQEYFLVDRHFFLARPDLINAGRTLFGAKPPKGQEFDDHYFGAVPERVLGFMMDTERELFKLGIPAKTRHNEVAPAQFEVAPMFERANIASDHQQLLMTVFKTIAHKHGMECLFHEKPFAGVNGSGKHVNFSVGNSQFGSLLVPGDTPHENAQFLVFCAAVIRAVHKFGGLLRVSVASATNDHRLGANEAPPAIISIFLGEQLADVFEQIAKGAATSSKGKGVMHIGVDTLPALPTDPGDRNRTSPFAFTGNRFEFRAPGSGQTVAVPMIIINTIMADSLDYMATVLEKAVADGEDFDSAVQKLLTDIITEHGAVVFNGDGYSENWQIEAAARGLPNLKTTPDAIPELIKPESIALFEKYGVFNERELHSRYEVRLEQYVLTIAVEAKLALELGSTVILPAAIRYQTELAQNVAALKAAGVEADTTLLEGVSAPIADLTKALSDLKSALAAHVEGALEEALYYRDTILPAMAAVREAADTLEGVVADDLWPLPTYQEMLYIL is encoded by the coding sequence TTGAGCGGAAATGCCGTGCGCCTGCAGGCGATCGTCAACGTCGAGGCCTACGAGCCTCCTGCGGTCAGCTTCGATCCCGGTGAGGAGCCGGGCGAGATCTTCGGATCGAACGTGTTCACTAAGGCCGAGATGCAGGCGCGGTTGCCGAAGTCGGTCTACAAGTCGGTCATCGCCACGATCGAGAAGGGCGTCAAGCTGGACCCCGCGGTCGCTGACACCGTTGCCGTCGCCATGAAGGACTGGGCGCTCGAGAAGGGCGCTACGCACTACGCGCACGTCTTCTACCCAATGACCGGCCTCACCGCCGAGAAGCACGACAGCTTCCTCGAGCCGATCTCTGACGGACAGACCCTGGCCGAATTCGCAGGCAAGACCCTGATTCAGGGTGAGCCCGACGCATCGAGCTTCCCGTCCGGCGGCCTGCGCAGCACCTTCGAGGCGCGCGGCTACACCGGGTGGGACGTCACCAGTCCCGCTTACATCCTCGAAAACCCGAACGGCAACACGCTGTGCATCCCCACGGTCTTCGTGTCGATGACCGGCGAGGCCCTCGACTTCAAGACGCCGCTGCTGCGTAGCCAGCAGGCGATGGGCAACCACGCCGCGCGGATCCTGAAGCTGTTCGGCCACAAGGACTTTGAGAACGTCGTCTCGTTCTGTGGCCCGGAGCAGGAGTACTTCCTCGTCGACCGCCACTTCTTCCTGGCCCGCCCAGACCTGATCAACGCCGGCCGCACCCTCTTCGGCGCCAAGCCGCCCAAGGGCCAGGAGTTCGACGACCACTACTTCGGCGCGGTGCCCGAGCGAGTGCTGGGCTTCATGATGGATACCGAGCGCGAGCTGTTCAAGCTCGGCATCCCCGCCAAGACCCGACACAACGAGGTCGCGCCCGCGCAGTTCGAGGTCGCGCCGATGTTCGAGCGCGCCAACATCGCCTCCGATCACCAGCAGCTGCTGATGACGGTGTTCAAGACGATCGCACACAAGCACGGCATGGAGTGCCTGTTCCACGAGAAACCGTTCGCCGGCGTCAACGGCTCGGGCAAGCACGTCAACTTCTCGGTGGGCAACTCGCAATTCGGCAGCCTGCTGGTGCCGGGTGACACCCCGCACGAGAACGCGCAGTTCCTGGTGTTCTGCGCGGCGGTGATCCGCGCGGTGCACAAATTCGGTGGCCTGCTGCGGGTTTCGGTGGCCTCGGCCACCAACGATCACCGGCTGGGTGCCAACGAGGCTCCGCCTGCGATCATCTCGATCTTTCTCGGTGAGCAGCTCGCCGACGTCTTCGAGCAGATCGCCAAGGGAGCCGCGACATCGTCGAAGGGCAAGGGCGTCATGCACATCGGCGTCGACACGCTGCCTGCGCTGCCGACCGACCCCGGCGACCGCAACCGCACCAGCCCATTCGCCTTCACCGGCAACCGGTTTGAGTTCCGCGCGCCGGGCTCGGGTCAGACCGTCGCGGTGCCGATGATCATCATCAACACGATCATGGCCGACTCGCTCGACTACATGGCGACCGTGCTGGAGAAGGCCGTCGCCGATGGTGAGGACTTCGACTCCGCGGTGCAGAAGCTGCTGACCGACATCATCACCGAGCACGGTGCGGTGGTCTTCAACGGCGACGGCTACTCAGAGAACTGGCAGATCGAGGCCGCCGCACGTGGTCTTCCCAACCTGAAGACCACGCCCGATGCGATCCCCGAGCTGATCAAGCCGGAGTCCATCGCGCTGTTCGAGAAGTACGGAGTGTTCAACGAGCGCGAGCTGCACAGCCGCTATGAGGTAAGGCTGGAGCAGTACGTCCTGACCATCGCGGTGGAGGCCAAGCTGGCCCTGGAGCTCGGTTCGACGGTGATCCTGCCTGCGGCGATCCGGTACCAGACCGAACTCGCCCAGAACGTCGCCGCATTGAAGGCGGCCGGCGTCGAGGCCGACACGACGCTGCTCGAAGGGGTATCGGCGCCGATCGCCGATCTGACGAAGGCGCTCAGTGATCTGAAGTCGGCGTTGGCAGCCCACGTCGAGGGCGCGCTCGAAGAGGCGCTCTACTATCGCGACACGATCCTGCCCGCGATGGCCGCGGTGCGTGAGGCCGCCGACACGCTGGAAGGCGTTGTGGCCGACGACCTCTGGCCGCTGCCCACCTACCAGGAGATGCTCTACATCCTCTAA
- a CDS encoding aspartate aminotransferase family protein: MTEATGSELLPNGQDLAAAIAEGVRAHELDRAHVFHSWSAQAALKPMTVLAAQGSYVWDGEGNKLLDFSSQMVNTNIGHQHPKVVAAIAEQAAKLCTIAPAHVNAARSEAARLIAERTPGDLNRVFFTNGGADAVEHAVRMARLHTGRYKVLSRYRSYHGGTDTAVNLTGDPRRWPNDYGTSGVVHFNGPFLYRSSFHSENEEQETQRALEHLERLIQMENPLSFAALILESVPGTAGIMVPPPGYMRGVREICDRYGIVFIADEVMAGFGRTGKWFAIQHFDVVPDLITFAKGVTSGYVPLGGVAINDSIAKTFADRPYPGGLTYSGHPLATACAVATINAMEDEGMVTNAARIGTDVLGPGLRELAAKHPSVGEVRGLGVFWAIELVTNQQTREPLAPYGGSSPAMGETLAACKANGLLPFANFNRIHAVPPCNVSDTEVADGLRMLDAALAVADGHTI; the protein is encoded by the coding sequence ATGACAGAGGCCACTGGCTCGGAACTGCTGCCCAACGGGCAGGATCTCGCGGCGGCGATAGCCGAGGGCGTACGCGCGCACGAACTCGACCGCGCCCACGTTTTCCACTCGTGGTCAGCGCAGGCAGCGCTGAAGCCGATGACCGTACTCGCCGCTCAGGGCTCCTATGTCTGGGACGGCGAAGGCAACAAGCTGCTGGACTTCTCGTCGCAGATGGTCAACACCAACATCGGCCATCAACATCCGAAAGTCGTTGCCGCCATTGCTGAACAGGCCGCAAAGCTGTGCACAATCGCGCCTGCACACGTCAACGCCGCCCGGTCAGAGGCCGCGCGCCTGATCGCGGAACGAACACCTGGGGATCTGAACCGGGTGTTCTTCACCAATGGCGGAGCGGACGCCGTCGAACACGCCGTTCGCATGGCCCGGCTGCACACCGGCCGGTACAAGGTGCTGTCGCGCTACCGGTCCTATCACGGTGGCACCGATACCGCGGTGAACCTGACCGGCGACCCGCGTCGCTGGCCCAACGACTACGGCACCAGCGGCGTCGTGCACTTCAACGGCCCCTTCCTGTACAGATCGTCGTTTCATTCCGAGAACGAGGAGCAGGAGACGCAGCGGGCGCTCGAACACCTCGAGCGGCTCATTCAGATGGAGAATCCGCTGTCGTTCGCGGCGCTGATCCTCGAATCGGTACCAGGCACCGCCGGCATCATGGTGCCGCCACCCGGCTACATGCGGGGTGTTCGGGAGATCTGCGACCGGTACGGCATCGTCTTCATCGCCGACGAGGTGATGGCGGGCTTCGGACGCACCGGAAAGTGGTTCGCCATCCAGCATTTCGACGTCGTGCCGGATCTGATCACGTTCGCCAAGGGAGTCACGTCGGGCTACGTACCGCTTGGCGGTGTCGCAATCAACGATTCGATCGCCAAGACCTTCGCCGACCGGCCCTACCCGGGCGGGTTGACCTACTCCGGACATCCCCTGGCGACCGCCTGCGCGGTGGCCACCATCAATGCGATGGAGGACGAGGGCATGGTCACCAATGCCGCGCGTATCGGCACCGACGTGCTCGGCCCCGGCCTGCGTGAGCTGGCGGCCAAGCACCCATCGGTCGGTGAGGTGCGCGGCCTCGGCGTGTTCTGGGCGATCGAGCTGGTGACCAATCAGCAGACACGGGAACCGCTGGCGCCGTACGGCGGATCCAGTCCTGCGATGGGCGAGACTCTCGCGGCGTGCAAGGCCAACGGCCTGCTCCCCTTCGCGAACTTCAACCGGATCCACGCGGTACCGCCGTGCAACGTCAGCGACACCGAAGTGGCAGACGGGCTGCGCATGCTGGACGCGGCGTTGGCAGTCGCGGACGGTCACACCATCTGA
- a CDS encoding metal-sensitive transcriptional regulator: MVGDQDSIAAVLNRLRRAQGQLAGVISMIEEGRDCKDVVTQLAAVSKALDRAGFKIVATGLRECMTGSATDGGSPMSEAELEKLFLALA, translated from the coding sequence ATGGTTGGTGACCAGGACAGCATCGCCGCAGTGCTGAACCGACTGCGTCGTGCACAAGGACAGCTCGCCGGGGTCATCTCCATGATCGAGGAGGGCCGGGACTGCAAGGATGTCGTCACCCAATTGGCCGCTGTGTCAAAAGCACTCGACCGCGCCGGATTCAAGATCGTCGCTACCGGCCTACGGGAATGTATGACCGGTTCTGCCACCGACGGAGGCTCGCCCATGAGTGAAGCGGAACTCGAGAAGCTGTTTCTAGCCCTGGCCTGA
- a CDS encoding sulfite exporter TauE/SafE family protein — protein sequence MFVGVALGLLGGGGSILTVPLLAYVAGMDAKQAIATSLLVVGVTSAVGAVSHARAGRVQWRTGLLFGAGGMTGAYLGGMLARFIPGSVLLIGFAVVMIATAIAMLRGRRSNIESVDVQGFPVVKAVSEGVVVGLVTGLVGAGGGFLVVPALALLGGLPMPVAVGTALTVIAMNSFAGLGGYLSSVQIDWAMALTVAAAAVIGALIGAKLTAMVNPEALRKAFGWFVLGMSAVILAEEIHLAAGLGAAALMTVGAAMYFVCGRTRFCPLRRIIGAPPVRAATA from the coding sequence GTGTTCGTCGGCGTCGCGTTGGGCCTGCTCGGTGGCGGTGGATCGATCCTGACAGTCCCACTGCTCGCTTACGTCGCAGGCATGGACGCCAAACAAGCCATCGCCACATCTCTTCTGGTGGTCGGCGTTACCAGTGCGGTCGGCGCCGTCTCACATGCACGCGCCGGGCGAGTCCAATGGCGCACCGGCCTGCTCTTCGGCGCGGGGGGTATGACCGGCGCCTACCTTGGGGGCATGCTGGCCCGGTTCATACCGGGCTCGGTGTTGCTGATCGGCTTCGCCGTGGTGATGATCGCCACCGCGATCGCGATGCTACGCGGACGGCGAAGCAACATCGAATCCGTTGACGTGCAAGGATTTCCCGTTGTCAAGGCGGTGAGCGAAGGTGTCGTGGTCGGGCTGGTGACCGGACTCGTCGGAGCGGGCGGCGGCTTCTTGGTGGTACCGGCGCTCGCGCTCCTCGGTGGATTGCCGATGCCCGTCGCCGTTGGCACCGCGTTGACTGTGATCGCGATGAACTCCTTTGCGGGACTGGGTGGCTATCTTTCGAGCGTGCAGATCGACTGGGCCATGGCACTTACGGTTGCCGCCGCAGCAGTGATCGGGGCACTGATAGGCGCAAAGTTGACGGCGATGGTCAATCCCGAGGCCCTCAGGAAGGCGTTCGGTTGGTTCGTCCTGGGAATGTCCGCGGTGATCCTGGCAGAGGAGATCCACCTTGCCGCGGGCTTGGGCGCCGCGGCCCTGATGACAGTCGGCGCGGCGATGTACTTCGTGTGCGGTCGAACTCGGTTCTGTCCGTTGCGGCGGATCATCGGCGCTCCCCCAGTGAGGGCCGCGACCGCGTGA